In Campylobacter showae, the genomic stretch GAGCTTTATTTTTTCTAACCTATCCGCTCGCAAATTCGCTCTTATCGAGCGTTCAAGCGCATTTTTGGTGTTTCCTGGCGGTTTTGGGACGCTTGATGAGCTATTTGAGATCCTGGTGCTAGCACAAATCGGCGCTAAAAAAGCTAAAATTTTCCTCATCGGTAGAGAGTTTTGGAGCAAGCTGGATGATTTCATCAAAACCACGCTGATACGCGAGAAGGCCGTCAGCAAGGAGGATTTGTCGCTTTATACGATCAGCGACGATCTGGATGCCGTGCGGGATGAAATTTTGCGGATTTTAGACTAGGCGAGTGCGCTAAATTTTATAAATTTCGAGGATTTGGCGAAGCTTGACGGGATGCGAGATAGGATCGCTTTTGTGCTGATTTGCCTCGTTTTTATCGCTATTTGTGGCCGTATCGCTCTCAAATTTGACGCTGCTCGCGTCCACTGCTGATTTTAACTGCCGCTACGACGGCGCATACGGTACGCGAAAATTTAAAGCTCTAAAATACTACAAGGCTTGAGGGTTAGTTAAATTCGCTCGGTAAATTTGCCGGCTACATTTATCTAGCGTTCGGCGTTAAATTTTGATTTTTGCAAATTTAGCCCGCCTGCATTTTAGTAAATTTAGTGAGGAAATCTTTCAAATTTACGCTCCAAGCACCCTGTTTAAATTTATACATTTTCTCTGCCCACGAAGCCTATTTTTTACGTAAAAAGCGGTAAATTTAACCGCGTCATCGCCGTTTGCAAATTCTACATCGTCTCGGCGCATAAAATTTAAAGCAAAGCAAAGATAAATGCTGACCCTGCTTGCGAACCTAGATTTACAAATTTATAGCGCATTAAGCTAATTTTTATATAATCGCACCGAATTTATACGAATTTGCCTTATTGTGGGGCTAGGGTGAGATTTGTAAATTTTAAAGCTGAATTTAAAATACAAAACTTTAGGGTGCGGTATTTTTAGGTGATTTTTGCGGAGTTTGTAAATTTTTGGCGTAGATAGAACATATAGTTCATCAAGCCGAAAATTTACAAACTCCGCAAAAAGCGCTAAAAAGACAAGCCCTCACAATAGGAAGAAAAATGAAAATACTAATGGCCATGAGCGGCGGCGTCGACTCCACCATGAGCGCCAAAATGCTGCTAGAAGCGGGTCACGAGGTCGTGGGCTGCTATATGAAGCTACACAAAAAGCCCGGATATCATGAAAAAAATATCGATAAAGTCGCCCGTGCGTGCGGGTATCTGGGCATCCCCTATCACGTGCTTGATTTGCAAGAGCAGTTTGACAGATACGTCTATACGCCGTTTGTTAGCTCCTATAAAGAGGGCAAGACGCCAAATCCCTGCGCGCTTTGCAACCACTTTATAAAATTCGGCGAGCTGCTAAAATTTGCTAAAAGTATCGGCTGCGAAAAGCTCGCCACGGGCCACTATATCCGCGTGCAAGACGGTCTGATCAGAGTCGCCGCCGATCCTAGCAAAGATCAGAGCTACTTCGTCGCACAGGTGCCAAAAGAGATAATCGCCGATATGATTTTCCCGCTCGGGGATAAATTTAAAAAAGACATAAAAGAGCTGGCAAAGTCGCTGCCGAGCTTTCGCGAATACGGCGAGCAGGCCGAGAGTAGCGAGATTTGCTTCGTCGAGGACACCTATATCGAGGTGCTAAACAAGCACTACGAGACCGACCTGCCAGGCGACGTGGTCGATAGCGCCGGCAGGGTGATCGGGCGGCACAGCGGCTATATGCACTATACGATCGGCAAGAGGCGCGGATTTGAGGTGTTTGGGGCGCACGAGCCGCATTTCGTACTCGCTATCGATGCGCAAAATAACCGCATCGTCGTGGGCCCAAAAGAGGAGCTCGAGCGCGGCAAAATCGCGGTAAATAGCCTAAATTTGTTCGTGGACGAGAGCGAGTTTGACTGCGACGTCAAGGTTCGCTACCGCAGCATCGGGCTAAACGCGCACGTAAAAGTGCTAGATGGCGGCACTGCCGAGGTCGAGCTAAAGCAGAGCGCATTTGGCGTGGCTAGCGGGCAGCTTGCGGTATTTTACAGAGGCGAGTTGGTTATCGGTAGCGGTTTTATACTGTAAATTTTATCTTAAATTTGATCGCTTCGAGCGGTCAAATTTGACTCTCTTGCCGAGGCGTTTGCGGTAGCAGCGTTTCGGCGAAATCTACAAATTTAACTTCAAATTTTACTGTTTGGCGACCTTTTTTTATGCGCTTAAATTTATAAATAATCGAGTTTTAGGAGTCCAGTATTCACGATCTAAATTTGCTTTTTTTAAAATCGGAAATCGCTTTGCGTATGGTTTGGTTTGTAGGAAAAGTGCCTTTATGGCCTCGTGGAGTAAAAGTTGGTTTTACTGATTTGTATGCTCGCTAAGAGACTAACCGCGAAAGATTGTTGCTCGGTTAGTAGTTAGGGTTTAAATTTGCTAAAAAGAGTTACATTTAGATATGTTTGCGTAAAATTGGCTATAGAGTTGATAGGCGTTAGTCGTATAGCGTAGGGAGCGGAAAAACTCCGCTCCACTTAAGATTACGCGTTAGTTATCTGGATATAGTTTATTCCGCCCTCGGTTACCGAGTTAGCGTTTAACAAGTCAAAATTTGAGATACCTGCTAGTTTAACTAAGTTATCGTTAGCGTCTAAGGCCTTATTGCTGTTAGCATCTCTTACTAGATACGTATCGTTACCGTAGTATACCGCATAGATAGTATTTGCCGCTGTAGAGCTTAGACTACCTAGCGCATCGTTTATAGCCGTTTTTAGATCGGCTCTGCCGTCTACGTTTAGAGCTATTTTTTGTAACGTAGCTGCACCGGCGCTACCTAAGCTTATCTTATCGCCTCTGTTTGCATCGGTTATCGTTACGTATTTGCTAGCGCTAGCGTCTGTCGTAGAAGCTCCTAGGTTAAACGTATCGTTACCCGCTCCGCCGCTGATTTGGAATTTTTTATTAGCGGTTAATGCCGCAGTAGTGACAGTATCGTTTCCTTCGCCTAGGTTGACGGTTATATCGTGGGTTTGAGTAGTATTTCCGCCAAAGGTTACCTCGTCGTCGCCCGTACCGGTATCTACGGTCTTTAGTTTGGTGTTTGTAGCATAGGCTATACTTATGTCGTCTTTGGTAGACGAACCTTTGATTGACGATATTTCTAGTTCGGTCGATCGGATAATTATTTTGTTCGTACCGCTTGCATTGTTGTAGCCGCTTAGATCGATTGATTTTAGTTTAGGCATGTAGCTTAAGTCTACCGTTAGATTTGAGTTATGATTTACGCCGCCGTCTATAGCTAGGATACTTGCGGGATTGGTTATACCGCCTTTTATGGTCATGGTTTCGGTTTTATTGTTCGGCGATATAGACAATCCCCCCATTATCGTTCCTTTTACGTTTACGATGTCGGCCGTCGCATTCTTTTCTGCGGCACCGAGTCTGGCGTATATCTTTGTTACGTCATCTCCGACGTAGCCTTTGATATTAAGCGCTTTACCTGCACTTAAATATAGAGCTTTATCCCAATGTTGCCCTGGTTGCGATACACGGCTGTTTACGGGTTCTATGACATTTGAGATGTCCAAATTTATATTCACTCCAGCCATATGAACACTATTTGAGCCAGAGTTAAATTCTGCATATTGCATAGCGTCAAAACTTCCGGTGCTTATATTTATATTACCTTGAGATGCCAATATAGATCCAGTTTTTAGCTCTTTTAAGTTGTCTGCTTTTATAGTAATGCCTTCGCGACTGATAATCCTATTAAATTCTGCCGTAGAATCCAATCCGCTACCATTTATGTTTATTTTTGTATCTTTAGCGGCCATGATGGCTTCGGCCTTAAACGTCTTTTGTCCGTGTGCTTTTAAATTTACGTTTTTCACCATCTGGCTTCCATTATGACCTATGCCTTTAGTGTACGGATGTATTGATGTAGTGTAGCCTATGGTTACGTCACTATCTTGTATATCTGTACTTAAATTTATATTTACGTCGCTCTTTTTGTTATCGTTTCCGCTGTTTAGGCCTCTTAGCCAGCCTAGGCTTACGGTTTTTTGATTTACGGCGGTTATATTTATGTCGCCGCCCTGGCCCATGTCGCCCCAGTAGTCGCCTAGCTTTAAAACGGCGTCCGTTATGCCGTAGTCTGCGGTAGCGTTTAATGTTAAACTTTTAGCTTTTATAGGCGCATTGTTGATGTCAAAAGGAAGGGTATGCCCTATGTCTGCGATACTTCCTGCTACGCTAGCTTTTAAGTTAAACGTCATATCGCCCGTCGCGGTTATTCTTTGGTTTGTACTGTTGTTTATATTTAGTTCTTTATATCCGCTTGCATTTACGGTAAAATTTCTTGCCTCGGCGTGTGATAGGAAATTTATCACGCCGTCAGTTATATTCGAATTTGAGGTATGATTTATGGTTATGTCGCCGGTTGTGCGCACGGTTCCTGCATTGTAGTTAGCCACAGACCCCTCCTGCGTAAATTTACTCGTCAGACTTACATCTCCCACTGCGGTTATATTTCCTACGGTTAACGTTTTTTGTCCTACGGCGCTTACGGTTACGTTGTTTACCTTTTTATCGTTATCTCTATCTCCTATCTCTCCGTACGCTACCGTAGAGTCCTCTTTATCGGTAGTAGAGGTTAGGCTTACGTTTCTGGTGGTATATATTTTATCGTTTGCGGCTACGCTTAAATTCTTTAATCCTTCGGCTTTTAAAGAAATATCTTGAACGCCTTGAAGAGGAACCGGAAGATAGGTCTTATCGCCTACTGCTCTAAGAGTTACGCTAGTGTCGTCGCCTGTACCTTTTAGATTGATTTTACTGATGCCGCTTAGCTTATTGTTTATAGTATAGTCTCCCTTTGTCTCCACGTTTAGAGTCTTTAGGTTGTAGGCATTCGTATCGTGGCTTCCCGAAGCGTTTAACGCCGTAATACTAGCCGTTATATCTTTATCGGTCTTATTTACTACGTTTAGCGTTTCAAGAGCAAATACGCTGTTTATATCTTGATAAAAAGTACTACTGTTAGCCGTAGTATTTTCTAGGGTAAAGTCTAGCTCTTTTACGGTATTTGAGACTACGCTTGCACTAGTGGTGCCTTGGCTTGCAGGTACGTCGCTAGCGTTGGCTACTTTGACGTTTAGCTTTTCTGTTCCGTTTGCGGTTATGCTGCCGTTACCTTTTTCTATAACGAAATCTCTTATATCGGTACTATTGTTTATAGTTACGTTTGTAGAGTTGGTAGCTTTTGCGTTTACTTTTGCTATCTTAGAGTTAAGTATATTTACGGTGGCGCTAGTTCCGTTTATGCCAAGCTCGGTTATCTCTTGCGCTCTGGTAAAGTCTAGCACTGAAGCGTTGGTGTTGATATTTAGTACTTCCACTCCCGTCATCTCTACGTGTTGGTTTCCGTTTATAGCGTCTATGAAGTTTACCGTATCCTTGCCGGCTCCTCCGTCGATAGGTATGATTCTTCCGCTGGCTCCGGTTACGTTAAATACGTCGTCTTGTCCGCTGCCTTTTATGCTTTGAACGTATCCGTTGGCTTTTACGTTTGCGATTAGTTTGTTGCCTTTATATTCGGTAGCGTCAAAGCTATATAGCCCGCTCGTAGTATCTACCGTTAGATCAGCCGTTCCTTTTATATGCATAGTCTTTATGCTTGCAACTTGGTCTGGTTGTCTAATCGTATTTGATGTAAAATTAGTTAGCTTGCTAGCTCCTCCTACGGCGTTAATGGTTAGAGCTTCTATATGGTCTCCGTTAACGGTAGTTATGTTTATTCTAGCGTCTTTATCCATGTTTACATTATTTACGACGATTTCCTGGTTATCGTTGCTTCCGGCTAATACGTCGGTATTATAGATTAGATTTAATCTTCCCGTATCGCCGTTTCCGCTTAGTTTTAGATCGTTGACTAAAAGTTTTACTTTGTTCTCCGGGTTAATAACGTCTACCTTATTCTCGCCGTTTAAGGTGATGGTTTCTAGGTTATGGATATATTTAGTGTCAAATCTTAAATCGCCGTTGGTCTTGTTGGTCAAATTTAGATTCTCTATATTTTTAACCTCTCCGGTTCCGTTAGTCATTCCGTAGAAGTTAGTGTATAGGTCTAAATTTAAAGTATCGTTTCCGCCCTTGCCGTCTAGCTTATCGGTAGCTTTAAACGTAGTTTGTCCTACGGTAGCAGATACTGCTCCGTTAAATACGTCTGATTTGCCTGTTCCGCTTACGTCGTTAGCGTCTGCTGAAAGATTGTGGATAGTAGGAGCTATAAGAGCGTCTATTTTTGCTTTTTGCTCGTCTAGGTTGGTATTATTCGTAGTCGCTATTATCTCTTGGAATAAAGAGTAGTCGTAAGCTCCGGTTTGATCGGCCGGAATATCTGCTATCTTCTCGGCCATATACTGAGAGATGGCCGTTTTATTTTCAAATACCTTAGCGGCTACAGGGTCGGCTGCTTTTGCTATAGCAGAAGTAGCTACTTCAAATAGTTTAGCTACGGTATCTCCTCTTGAGTTACCTAGTTGAATGTGTTTTACCCATGCGTTAATACCGTCCGGGTCTTGAGAATAGTCTTTGCCTAAGATATTTTTATAGAGCATCTCTACGAAATCTCTATCGTGATCTATGCTGCCGTTAAAATAGGCTAGGGCCGCCGGAGAAGATAGCATATCGTTAGCCATCTTAGCTATCGTACTGTTTGCTCCCGCGTTTACCCATGCGTTAAAGCCTGCTCCTTCGGGTGCGCGGTTAAATAACGCTACGTAAAGCTGTGCTACTTGCGCTTGAGTTACTGCCATTGAGGACTCCTTGTTTAGTTACGGTTATAGGTTTAACGTTTTAAATACGATTTACGAGTTTAAAAAGTAAGCCCGACTAGGCTTAATTCGCGGGTAGATTGCGGCGCCTAATCGGGTCTAGTTTTAGGATAAAATTTACTGCACCGAAATTATGATCGCTCAAATCTAAACGCAGAAAAAGGTACACTTATCTTTAGGCTTTAGCGATTAAATCGCAAA encodes the following:
- a CDS encoding beta strand repeat-containing protein; translated protein: MAVTQAQVAQLYVALFNRAPEGAGFNAWVNAGANSTIAKMANDMLSSPAALAYFNGSIDHDRDFVEMLYKNILGKDYSQDPDGINAWVKHIQLGNSRGDTVAKLFEVATSAIAKAADPVAAKVFENKTAISQYMAEKIADIPADQTGAYDYSLFQEIIATTNNTNLDEQKAKIDALIAPTIHNLSADANDVSGTGKSDVFNGAVSATVGQTTFKATDKLDGKGGNDTLNLDLYTNFYGMTNGTGEVKNIENLNLTNKTNGDLRFDTKYIHNLETITLNGENKVDVINPENKVKLLVNDLKLSGNGDTGRLNLIYNTDVLAGSNDNQEIVVNNVNMDKDARINITTVNGDHIEALTINAVGGASKLTNFTSNTIRQPDQVASIKTMHIKGTADLTVDTTSGLYSFDATEYKGNKLIANVKANGYVQSIKGSGQDDVFNVTGASGRIIPIDGGAGKDTVNFIDAINGNQHVEMTGVEVLNINTNASVLDFTRAQEITELGINGTSATVNILNSKIAKVNAKATNSTNVTINNSTDIRDFVIEKGNGSITANGTEKLNVKVANASDVPASQGTTSASVVSNTVKELDFTLENTTANSSTFYQDINSVFALETLNVVNKTDKDITASITALNASGSHDTNAYNLKTLNVETKGDYTINNKLSGISKINLKGTGDDTSVTLRAVGDKTYLPVPLQGVQDISLKAEGLKNLSVAANDKIYTTRNVSLTSTTDKEDSTVAYGEIGDRDNDKKVNNVTVSAVGQKTLTVGNITAVGDVSLTSKFTQEGSVANYNAGTVRTTGDITINHTSNSNITDGVINFLSHAEARNFTVNASGYKELNINNSTNQRITATGDMTFNLKASVAGSIADIGHTLPFDINNAPIKAKSLTLNATADYGITDAVLKLGDYWGDMGQGGDINITAVNQKTVSLGWLRGLNSGNDNKKSDVNINLSTDIQDSDVTIGYTTSIHPYTKGIGHNGSQMVKNVNLKAHGQKTFKAEAIMAAKDTKININGSGLDSTAEFNRIISREGITIKADNLKELKTGSILASQGNINISTGSFDAMQYAEFNSGSNSVHMAGVNINLDISNVIEPVNSRVSQPGQHWDKALYLSAGKALNIKGYVGDDVTKIYARLGAAEKNATADIVNVKGTIMGGLSISPNNKTETMTIKGGITNPASILAIDGGVNHNSNLTVDLSYMPKLKSIDLSGYNNASGTNKIIIRSTELEISSIKGSSTKDDISIAYATNTKLKTVDTGTGDDEVTFGGNTTQTHDITVNLGEGNDTVTTAALTANKKFQISGGAGNDTFNLGASTTDASASKYVTITDANRGDKISLGSAGAATLQKIALNVDGRADLKTAINDALGSLSSTAANTIYAVYYGNDTYLVRDANSNKALDANDNLVKLAGISNFDLLNANSVTEGGINYIQITNA
- a CDS encoding TIGR00730 family Rossman fold protein, translated to MDEILNDLAKFRDFMTYKNPSVTFFGSARFDENSKYCKMAFSLAKELANGGFAVISGGGPGVMEAANKGAYESGKSPSVGLNIVLPFEQVTNKYATTSFIFSNLSARKFALIERSSAFLVFPGGFGTLDELFEILVLAQIGAKKAKIFLIGREFWSKLDDFIKTTLIREKAVSKEDLSLYTISDDLDAVRDEILRILD
- the mnmA gene encoding tRNA 2-thiouridine(34) synthase MnmA — its product is MKILMAMSGGVDSTMSAKMLLEAGHEVVGCYMKLHKKPGYHEKNIDKVARACGYLGIPYHVLDLQEQFDRYVYTPFVSSYKEGKTPNPCALCNHFIKFGELLKFAKSIGCEKLATGHYIRVQDGLIRVAADPSKDQSYFVAQVPKEIIADMIFPLGDKFKKDIKELAKSLPSFREYGEQAESSEICFVEDTYIEVLNKHYETDLPGDVVDSAGRVIGRHSGYMHYTIGKRRGFEVFGAHEPHFVLAIDAQNNRIVVGPKEELERGKIAVNSLNLFVDESEFDCDVKVRYRSIGLNAHVKVLDGGTAEVELKQSAFGVASGQLAVFYRGELVIGSGFIL